A stretch of the Neodiprion lecontei isolate iyNeoLeco1 chromosome 4, iyNeoLeco1.1, whole genome shotgun sequence genome encodes the following:
- the LOC107223000 gene encoding set1/Ash2 histone methyltransferase complex subunit ASH2 isoform X2, which translates to MTTFEQKIEGVTKKLETGVGSSSDNKSKVKTEEKPKSTATKADDSIDKLGNKGNSTDNGNCYCGKERNLNIVELLCASCSRWYHESCIGYQLGKLVPFMMNYVFMCKNCSPTGLESFKKNQAPFPQMCATAIANLLQMSIKDREHRVVFHKDKDIIPFIECHWESMTTMPRRVTQSWHATIQRALLKDVGSLFTVDENNTDGQMFGLLVPDLMLIKPNYEAMIKGGHLKVTEMGIQHVVPLSGGLRGRNAKRKLPGEGAGTGPGKKGRGSDMTTPKLPAHGYPLEHPFNKDGYRYILAEPDPHAPFRQEFDESSDWAGKPIPGWLYRALSPSTVLFALHDRAPQLRVSEDRLAVTGEKGYCMVRATHCVSRGTWYWEATIEEMPDGSATRIGWGQEYANLQAPLGYDKFGYSWRSRKGTRFHESRGKHYSPAYGEGDTLGFLITLPDSPHVTHIPNTYKDRPLVKFKSHLYYEEKDQVPEALKALKSLPGSKIVFYKNGVSQGEAFFDINAGAYFPTVSIYKSATVSVNFGPNFKNSPTDVSFKGMNDKAEEAIAEQSMADMLYLAENEGKLRLDTFSM; encoded by the exons ATGACCACGTTCGAGCAAAAAATTGAAGG TGTTACCAAGAAGTTGGAAACCGGGGTCGGCAGTTCGTCGGATAACAAATCAAAAGTGAAAACCGAAGAAAAGCCAAAGTCAACTGCAACGAAGGCTGATGACTCGATCGATAAATTGGGCAACAAAGGGAACAGCACAGACAATGGAAATTGCTACTG TGGTAAGGAGCGCAATCTCAACATCGTCGAACTGCTCTGCGCTAGCTGCTCGAGATGGTATCACGAATCCTGCATTGGCTATCAGCTGGGAAAGCTTGTTCCGTTCATGATGAACTACGTCTTCATGTGCAAGAATTGTTCTCCAACAGGGTTGGAAAGTTTCAAAAAGAATCAAGCTC CATTTCCCCAAATGTGCGCCACTGCCATCGCCAATCTCTTGCAAATGAGCATAAAGGACAGAGAGCACAGGGTCGTATTTCACAAGGACAAGGACATCATCCCTTTCATAGAGTGCCACTGGGAAAGCATGACCACGATGCCTCGGAGAGTGACACAGTCCTGGCACGCCACC ATTCAGCGAGCTTTGCTGAAGGATGTTGGGAGCCTCTTTACCGTCGACGAAAACAACACCGACGGCCAGATGTTTGGACTACTGGTTCCAGATCTAATGCTAATAAAGCCAAATTACGAAGCAATGATCAAAGGCGGCCACCTCAAAGTGACAGAAATGGGAATACAGCATGTTG TACCATTGAGCGGAGGATTGCGAGGCCGCAATGCGAAACGTAAATTGCCTGGAGAAGGGGCAGGTACTGGGCCAGGAAAAAAGGGGCGGGGATCAGACATGACAACCCCAAAATTACCTGCGCACGGTTACCCCCTTGAACACCCTTTCAACAAAGATGGGTACAGATATATTTTAGCAGAACCAGATCCCCATGCACCATTTAGACAG GAATTCGACGAAAGCAGCGACTGGGCAGGAAAACCAATTCCTGGGTGGCTATACCGAGCCCTGAGTCCAAGTACTGTTCTGTTTGCACTACATGATAGAGCACCGCAGCTCAGAGTTTCCGAAGATCGTCTTGCTGTGACTGGAGAGAAGGGATATTGCATGGTCCGTGCAACGCATT GTGTCAGTAGAGGCACATGGTACTGGGAAGCTACTATCGAAGAAATGCCGGATGGATCTGCAACGAGGATTGGATGGGGACAAGAATATGCTAATCTTCAAGCACCGCTAGGTTATGATAAATTTGGATACTCCTGGAGATCTAG GAAAGGGACGAGATTCCATGAAAGCAGAGGCAAACACTATAGTCCGGCTTATGGCGAAGGTGACACACTAGGATTCCTAATCACTTTACCCGATTCACCACACGTGACGCACATTCCAAACACTTACAAGGACCGG CCTCTGGTTAAATTCAAAAGCCACTTGTACTACGAGGAGAAAGATCAGGTACCCGAAGCTCTGAAGGCCTTGAAATCTTTGCCAGGTAGTAAGATAGTGTTCTACAAAAACGGAGTATCACAGGGCGAAGCTTTCTTCGATATTAACGCCGGAGCCTACTTTCCTACGGTGTCAATATACAAAAGTGCTACCGTGTCCGTTAACTTTGGGCCAAACTTCAAAAACTCACCTACCGACGTGTCGTTTAAAGGG ATGAACGACAAGGCGGAGGAAGCCATCGCCGAACAATCAATGGCAGACATGCTTTACCTCGCCGAAAACGAGGGGAAGTTACGACTGGACACATTCTCAATGTGA
- the LOC107223000 gene encoding set1/Ash2 histone methyltransferase complex subunit ASH2 isoform X1 yields the protein MKPLYRILLVSKRIWDHSIRRMKKKRNRSKNCVTKKLETGVGSSSDNKSKVKTEEKPKSTATKADDSIDKLGNKGNSTDNGNCYCGKERNLNIVELLCASCSRWYHESCIGYQLGKLVPFMMNYVFMCKNCSPTGLESFKKNQAPFPQMCATAIANLLQMSIKDREHRVVFHKDKDIIPFIECHWESMTTMPRRVTQSWHATIQRALLKDVGSLFTVDENNTDGQMFGLLVPDLMLIKPNYEAMIKGGHLKVTEMGIQHVVPLSGGLRGRNAKRKLPGEGAGTGPGKKGRGSDMTTPKLPAHGYPLEHPFNKDGYRYILAEPDPHAPFRQEFDESSDWAGKPIPGWLYRALSPSTVLFALHDRAPQLRVSEDRLAVTGEKGYCMVRATHCVSRGTWYWEATIEEMPDGSATRIGWGQEYANLQAPLGYDKFGYSWRSRKGTRFHESRGKHYSPAYGEGDTLGFLITLPDSPHVTHIPNTYKDRPLVKFKSHLYYEEKDQVPEALKALKSLPGSKIVFYKNGVSQGEAFFDINAGAYFPTVSIYKSATVSVNFGPNFKNSPTDVSFKGMNDKAEEAIAEQSMADMLYLAENEGKLRLDTFSM from the exons ATGAAACCACTGTATCGTATATTACTAGTTTCCAAACGAATTTGGGACCATTCGATTCGaaggatgaagaaaaaaagaaatcgttcTAAGAACTG TGTTACCAAGAAGTTGGAAACCGGGGTCGGCAGTTCGTCGGATAACAAATCAAAAGTGAAAACCGAAGAAAAGCCAAAGTCAACTGCAACGAAGGCTGATGACTCGATCGATAAATTGGGCAACAAAGGGAACAGCACAGACAATGGAAATTGCTACTG TGGTAAGGAGCGCAATCTCAACATCGTCGAACTGCTCTGCGCTAGCTGCTCGAGATGGTATCACGAATCCTGCATTGGCTATCAGCTGGGAAAGCTTGTTCCGTTCATGATGAACTACGTCTTCATGTGCAAGAATTGTTCTCCAACAGGGTTGGAAAGTTTCAAAAAGAATCAAGCTC CATTTCCCCAAATGTGCGCCACTGCCATCGCCAATCTCTTGCAAATGAGCATAAAGGACAGAGAGCACAGGGTCGTATTTCACAAGGACAAGGACATCATCCCTTTCATAGAGTGCCACTGGGAAAGCATGACCACGATGCCTCGGAGAGTGACACAGTCCTGGCACGCCACC ATTCAGCGAGCTTTGCTGAAGGATGTTGGGAGCCTCTTTACCGTCGACGAAAACAACACCGACGGCCAGATGTTTGGACTACTGGTTCCAGATCTAATGCTAATAAAGCCAAATTACGAAGCAATGATCAAAGGCGGCCACCTCAAAGTGACAGAAATGGGAATACAGCATGTTG TACCATTGAGCGGAGGATTGCGAGGCCGCAATGCGAAACGTAAATTGCCTGGAGAAGGGGCAGGTACTGGGCCAGGAAAAAAGGGGCGGGGATCAGACATGACAACCCCAAAATTACCTGCGCACGGTTACCCCCTTGAACACCCTTTCAACAAAGATGGGTACAGATATATTTTAGCAGAACCAGATCCCCATGCACCATTTAGACAG GAATTCGACGAAAGCAGCGACTGGGCAGGAAAACCAATTCCTGGGTGGCTATACCGAGCCCTGAGTCCAAGTACTGTTCTGTTTGCACTACATGATAGAGCACCGCAGCTCAGAGTTTCCGAAGATCGTCTTGCTGTGACTGGAGAGAAGGGATATTGCATGGTCCGTGCAACGCATT GTGTCAGTAGAGGCACATGGTACTGGGAAGCTACTATCGAAGAAATGCCGGATGGATCTGCAACGAGGATTGGATGGGGACAAGAATATGCTAATCTTCAAGCACCGCTAGGTTATGATAAATTTGGATACTCCTGGAGATCTAG GAAAGGGACGAGATTCCATGAAAGCAGAGGCAAACACTATAGTCCGGCTTATGGCGAAGGTGACACACTAGGATTCCTAATCACTTTACCCGATTCACCACACGTGACGCACATTCCAAACACTTACAAGGACCGG CCTCTGGTTAAATTCAAAAGCCACTTGTACTACGAGGAGAAAGATCAGGTACCCGAAGCTCTGAAGGCCTTGAAATCTTTGCCAGGTAGTAAGATAGTGTTCTACAAAAACGGAGTATCACAGGGCGAAGCTTTCTTCGATATTAACGCCGGAGCCTACTTTCCTACGGTGTCAATATACAAAAGTGCTACCGTGTCCGTTAACTTTGGGCCAAACTTCAAAAACTCACCTACCGACGTGTCGTTTAAAGGG ATGAACGACAAGGCGGAGGAAGCCATCGCCGAACAATCAATGGCAGACATGCTTTACCTCGCCGAAAACGAGGGGAAGTTACGACTGGACACATTCTCAATGTGA
- the LOC107222995 gene encoding DNA-binding transcriptional regulator BolA isoform X2, with amino-acid sequence MFKQLMIFSIEKESYLRACGHLRKKMNSLVGQANGDNNKPVESSIRSKLEEGLEPNFIQVVNESYMHNVPKGSETHFKVVVVSEKFAGQPLIKAKTPEQWQESSKLVEPSPACRGGFGK; translated from the exons ATGTTCAAGcaattgatgatattttcgatCGAGAAAGAGA gttatTTACGCGCCTGCGGACAtctgaggaaaaaaatgaacagtCTAGTCGGTCAAGCAAACGGCGATAATAACAAACCTGTGGAATCGTCGATAAGGTCGAAACTCGAGGAAGGATTAGAAccgaattttattcaagtagtAAATGAATCTTATATGCACAACGTACCCAAGGGATCCGAGACGCACTTCAAAGTCGTTGTTGTATCCGAAAAGTTCGCAGGCCAGCCTCTGATCAAG GCGAAGACTCCGGAACAATGGCAAGAGAGCTCGAAATTAGTCGAGCCAAGTCCTGCCTGTCGCGGGGGCTTTGGGAAATAA
- the LOC107222995 gene encoding DNA-binding transcriptional regulator BolA isoform X1: MFKQLMIFSIEKESYLRACGHLRKKMNSLVGQANGDNNKPVESSIRSKLEEGLEPNFIQVVNESYMHNVPKGSETHFKVVVVSEKFAGQPLIKRHRMVNELLRNELQTSVHALSIVAKTPEQWQESSKLVEPSPACRGGFGK; this comes from the exons ATGTTCAAGcaattgatgatattttcgatCGAGAAAGAGA gttatTTACGCGCCTGCGGACAtctgaggaaaaaaatgaacagtCTAGTCGGTCAAGCAAACGGCGATAATAACAAACCTGTGGAATCGTCGATAAGGTCGAAACTCGAGGAAGGATTAGAAccgaattttattcaagtagtAAATGAATCTTATATGCACAACGTACCCAAGGGATCCGAGACGCACTTCAAAGTCGTTGTTGTATCCGAAAAGTTCGCAGGCCAGCCTCTGATCAAG CGGCACCGAATGGTCAACGAATTGCTTCGGAACGAACTTCAGACTTCCGTTCACGCATTGTCCATCGTG GCGAAGACTCCGGAACAATGGCAAGAGAGCTCGAAATTAGTCGAGCCAAGTCCTGCCTGTCGCGGGGGCTTTGGGAAATAA
- the LOC107222994 gene encoding LOW QUALITY PROTEIN: histone H3.v1 (The sequence of the model RefSeq protein was modified relative to this genomic sequence to represent the inferred CDS: inserted 1 base in 1 codon), translating to MWCDVNQSCAMMGLQAAAGKRKLEGSVGCTDFDMDMGETPSKLGRVDASWWAMEDGGGNDGGGGESGGEGGGGGVRGGGGGGGGGYATPLGTPGNQTTTTTNSSGSSYYELDISSPCLQGNPCQPSGEEEEEEEEEEEEEEAEAEEEEAEEEAEAEEEAEVTXHNHHNHHHHHHPHHQLSRPQPQWGTPPHHYEPPTIRREENGKSYLELGSSYRANERCCEGSKNSWCRRGRACYRQRRLTVLNISMCKLAKYRQFPDPSLHRSVLICNTLRHLEREMERDRSPSIAETPIPAPMAQLQPPEQGRLTPFPLPPTSSSSSSSSSSSSSSSSSTTSVETDADSGIGESEGDSRSINWGSVLSLSSQSPLDPLNNNELLDVDIGPDLEDFMPGWKLTPLSADDILRSTNGGIHQDQMMIASGQPPCGTPTTTQHESLMCVGS from the exons ATGTGGTGCGACGTTAACCAG AGTTGTGCAATGATGGGTCTGCAGGCCGCAGCAGGAAAACGAAAGCTCGAGGGAAGCGTGGGTTGTACGGATTTCGATATGGATATGGGTGAGACCCCGTCAAAATTGGGACGCGTCGACGCTAGCTGGTGGGCGATGGAGGACGGCGGCGGAAACGACGGTGGTGGTGGAGAAAGTGGTGGAgaaggtggaggtggaggagtCAGAGGCGGAggaggcggcggcggcggtggtTACGCGACGCCGTTGGGCACGCCGGGGAAccagacgacgacgacgacaaatTCTTCCGGATCCTCCTACTACGAGTTGGATATATCGTCGCCGTGCCTCCAGGGCAACCCCTGCCAACCGTCCGGT gaggaggaggaggaggaggaggaggaggaggaggaggaggaggcggaggcggaggaggaggaggcggaggaggaggcggaggcggaggaggaggcggaggtTA ACCACAATCACCacaaccaccaccaccatcaccatcCTCATCATCAGTTGTCGAGGCCCCAGCCGCAGTGGGGAACGCCGCCTCATCACTACGAACCACCGACGATAAGGCGCGAGGAGAACGGAAAGAGTTACCTCGAACTTGGATCGAGTTACAGGGCGAACGAAAGATGCTGCGAGGGTTCGAAGAACAGCTGGTGCAGGCGGGGGAGGGCCTGTTACAGGCAGCGACGACTCACCGTTCTCAATATTTCTATGTGCAAGCTCGCAAAGTACCGACAATTTCCGGATCCCAGCCTCCACCGTTCCGTCCTAATATGCAACACTCTAAGGCATCTGGAACGCGAGATGGAAAGGGACCGCAGCCCGTCAATCGCTGAAACGCCGATACCGGCCCCAATGGCCCAGCTCCAACCCCCCGAACAGGGTAGACTGACCCCGTTTCCGCTTCCCCCGACGTCgtcctcctcatcctcatcctcctcctcgtcttcgtcgtcgtcttcgtcTACGACGTCGGTCGAGACGGACGCGGATTCCGGCATAGGCGAGAGCGAAGGTGACAGCAGGTCGATAAACTGGGGCAGCGTTTTGTCCTTGTCGAGTCAGTCGCCCCTCGATCCTCTTAACAACAACGAATTGCTAGACGTCGACATCGGTCCCGATCTAGAGGACTTCATGCCAGGCTGGAAGCTCACACCGCTGTCCGCCGACGATATACTCAGGAGTACGAACGGCGGTATACACCAGGATCAGATGATGATCGCGTCCGGCCAACCACCCTGCGGCACACCGACGACGACGCAGCACGAGTCCCTTATGTGCGTAGGATCATAG